One region of Krasilnikovia cinnamomea genomic DNA includes:
- a CDS encoding MerR family transcriptional regulator encodes MRLLRIGELAQQAGVSTRTVDYYTSLGLLQPAERTDGGYRLYHPATADTIDTIRQLETHGISLDAIADAINHHGRGDLTTTLAHLADGLTALQETAHNAPHAQALLTLISSRAHALIDLAQTIVDSPIV; translated from the coding sequence ATGAGGCTGCTCCGCATCGGCGAACTCGCCCAGCAGGCCGGCGTCAGCACCCGCACCGTCGACTACTACACCAGCCTCGGCCTGCTCCAGCCGGCAGAACGCACCGACGGCGGCTACCGCCTCTACCACCCCGCGACCGCCGACACCATCGACACCATCCGACAGCTGGAAACACACGGCATCAGCCTCGACGCCATCGCCGACGCGATCAACCATCACGGCCGCGGCGACCTGACCACGACCCTGGCCCACCTCGCCGACGGCCTCACCGCACTGCAGGAAACCGCCCACAACGCACCCCACGCCCAGGCCCTGCTCACCCTGATCAGCAGCCGCGCCCACGCCCTCATCGATCTCGCCCAGACGATCGTCGACTCGCCGATCGTGTGA